The Dendropsophus ebraccatus isolate aDenEbr1 chromosome 10, aDenEbr1.pat, whole genome shotgun sequence genome has a segment encoding these proteins:
- the LOC138765726 gene encoding uncharacterized protein isoform X1 yields MMDIGKKTLIFITFCALVGAGQLQEIRTGLEVLVSVPSTHIGDTEIGPAVLTASAGHPFLYSVVAQKNQTQCINSTNSQCSSMIKAPAVDVSVTSQSSNESLFSYSKSFSRSQQLLIQIEPKVSVTPQSMDGESDAITVTIDVMYYSIKTRMVSLRSSRKPTTFSLKVEFITNTSKIVDNHNGQGNGQGNGDGSGQATLRCAPLSALILLTLLPVLLLK; encoded by the exons ATGATGGATATTGGAAAGAAAACCCTGATTTTCATTACTTTCTGTGCACTCG TTGGAGCCGGACAACTTCAGGAAATCAGGACTGGTCTAGAAGTTTTGGTTTCTGTTCCATCAACCCACATAGGAGATACGGAGATTGGGCCGGCAGTCCTCACCGCATCAGCCGGTCACCCATTCTTGTACTCAGTTGTAGCCCAGAAGAATCAGACCCAATGCATCAATTCCACCAATTCCCAGTGCTCCTCCATGATCAAAGCGCCGGCGGTTGATGTATCGGTGACTTCACAATCAAGTAACGAATCACTTTTTTCTTATTCTAAGTCCTTTAGTCGGTCACAACAGCTCCTCATACAGATTGAGCCTAAAGTCAGTGTAACACCCCAGAGTATGGATGGGGAAAGTGACGCAATCACAGTGACTATAGATGTTATGTATTACAGTATCAAAACAAGAATGGTCTCCTTAAGATCAAGTAGAAAACCTACAACATTTAGCCTTAAAGTTGAATTTATCACAAACACCAGCAAGATCGTAGACAATCATAACGGACAAGGGAACGGACAAGGAAATGGAGATGGAAGTGGACAAGCTACCCTGC GCTGTGCTCCGCTGAGCGCTCTTATTCTCCTGACTCTGCTTCCAGTTTTACTTCTTAAATGA
- the LOC138765726 gene encoding uncharacterized protein isoform X2, with translation MFGAGQLQEIRTGLEVLVSVPSTHIGDTEIGPAVLTASAGHPFLYSVVAQKNQTQCINSTNSQCSSMIKAPAVDVSVTSQSSNESLFSYSKSFSRSQQLLIQIEPKVSVTPQSMDGESDAITVTIDVMYYSIKTRMVSLRSSRKPTTFSLKVEFITNTSKIVDNHNGQGNGQGNGDGSGQATLRCAPLSALILLTLLPVLLLK, from the exons atgt TTGGAGCCGGACAACTTCAGGAAATCAGGACTGGTCTAGAAGTTTTGGTTTCTGTTCCATCAACCCACATAGGAGATACGGAGATTGGGCCGGCAGTCCTCACCGCATCAGCCGGTCACCCATTCTTGTACTCAGTTGTAGCCCAGAAGAATCAGACCCAATGCATCAATTCCACCAATTCCCAGTGCTCCTCCATGATCAAAGCGCCGGCGGTTGATGTATCGGTGACTTCACAATCAAGTAACGAATCACTTTTTTCTTATTCTAAGTCCTTTAGTCGGTCACAACAGCTCCTCATACAGATTGAGCCTAAAGTCAGTGTAACACCCCAGAGTATGGATGGGGAAAGTGACGCAATCACAGTGACTATAGATGTTATGTATTACAGTATCAAAACAAGAATGGTCTCCTTAAGATCAAGTAGAAAACCTACAACATTTAGCCTTAAAGTTGAATTTATCACAAACACCAGCAAGATCGTAGACAATCATAACGGACAAGGGAACGGACAAGGAAATGGAGATGGAAGTGGACAAGCTACCCTGC GCTGTGCTCCGCTGAGCGCTCTTATTCTCCTGACTCTGCTTCCAGTTTTACTTCTTAAATGA
- the LOC138766515 gene encoding uncharacterized protein, which produces MSIAMRKCLKRVDYVNSIKVNKDNGIARTTDHGHQDPDLWYCEVLDKTPDSVMDSGKKTLIFITFCAFVGDTRSLDIINNLAAVVSVPSNHIGDTVIGSAVLSISATHPLLYTFVAPYTSTNKAPTLDVSVTSVSSTGTTFTYFNSTQQSVRLVINVDSQVSVTPQFANGGGDNITVILDILYNTSTTSMGSFGTSRPNSTAYALNAKFTTTKIDQKNGQSALCCGPLSALILLALIPGLLLK; this is translated from the exons ATgtctattg CTATGAGGAAGTGCTTGAAACGTGTAGACTATGTCA ACAGTATAAAAGTTAACAAGGACAACGGGATCGCCAGAACAACAGATCACGGCCATCAAG ATCCTGATTTGTGGTACTGTGAGGTTCTGGACAAGACACCTGACTCAGTAATGGACTCTGGGAAGAAAACTCTGATTTTCATTACTTTCTGTGCATTTG TTGGAGACACAAGATCTCTGGATATCATTAATAACCTAGCGGCTGTGGTTTCTGTCCCTTCAAACCACATTGGAGACACAGTGATTGGATCGGCAGTCCTATCTATATCAGCCACTCACCCATTATTGTACACATTCGTAGCTCCGTACACCTCCACGAACAAAGCGCCAACGCTTGATGTGTCGGTGACTTCAGTTTCAAGTACTGGGACGACTTTTACGTATTTTAACTCCACTCAACAATCTGTACGGCTGGTAATAAATGTTGACTCTCAAGTCAGTGTGACGCCTCAGTTTGCAAATGGTGGAGGTGACAATATCACAGTGATTCTAGATATTCTGTACAACACAAGCACCACAAGTATGGGCTCATTCGGCACATCCAGACCAAACTCTACCGCATATGCCCTTAATGCTAAATTCACCACCACCAAGATCGATCAAAAGAACGGACAATCTGCCCTGT GTTGTGGTCCGCTGAGCGCTCTCATTCTCCTGGCTCTGATTCCAGGTTTGCTTCTCAAGTGA